A single window of Labeo rohita strain BAU-BD-2019 chromosome 4, IGBB_LRoh.1.0, whole genome shotgun sequence DNA harbors:
- the LOC127164497 gene encoding protein NLRC3 → MLDRFGPERAVKITWEILKKMNQNHLAEQLENKHTKVKIISCAQTEVRVDLNTETVYLTEDWMLQNFLKTHKNNMKKAKYIFEGNKQKDTDLKNVYTELFITEGEMEDVNHEHEILKIDDAFKNKKTQDKLIKCNDIFTELRKNNEEKIVLTKGVAGIGKTVSVHKFILDWAEGNTNQDIDCVFLFLFREINMIKDKDVNLHEFLMKFYPELKDLEKSKLYKKCKLAFIFDGLDESRLLLNFKSETLNTVEERASVDVLFTSLVKGKLLPSALVWVTSRPAAANQIPPEYVSLFTEVRGFTDQQRDEYFRKRITDENLVSNIISHIKTSRSLYIMCHIPVFCWITATVLQDILIENNAENISTTLTEMYIHFLLIQMNMKSQKYDENTERERTKLLHLNKEMILKLAKLAFEQLKQENIVFYEKDLKACAIDVSKDTEFTGMIAEIFKMEYGLYKTKVFCFVHLSVQKFLAAVHVFVCYLNKNMQELQFFFDKPEENITLQELLQKAVDKAMKSQRGHLDLFLRFLMGISLKSSQNLLTGLITHTEDTTESITKTTEYIKQKQKYGISDEALVNLFYCLLELKDHSLYEEIQSYLSSDNHTGRNLSSSMCTALTYVLLMSDFCLKKVHIPF, encoded by the exons ATGCTGGATCGTTTTGGACCAGAAAGAGCTGTGAAGATCACATGGGAAATCCTGAAAAAGATGAACCAGAACCATCTTGCTGAACAGTTAGAGAACAAACACACCAAag TCAAGATAATCAGCTGTGCTCAGACTGAAGTCAGAGTTGATCTAAATACTGAAACAG TCTATTTAACAGAGGATTGGATGCTACAAAACTTCTTGAAAACtcacaaaaacaacatgaagaaagcaaaatatatttttgagggCAACAAACAAAAAGACACAGATCTCAAGAATGTTTACACAGAACTGTTCATCACAGAGGGAGAAATGGAAGATGTCAATCATGAACATGAAATTCTGAAGATTGATGATGctttcaagaacaaaaaaacacaggacAAACTAATCAAATGCAATGATATATTTACTGAACTGAGGAAAAACAATGAGGAGAAGATTGTGCTGACCAAGGGagtcgctggcattggaaaaactGTCTCTGTGCACAAATTCATCCTGGACTGGGCAGAAGGAAACACCAATCAGGATATAGACTGTGTGTTCCTGTTTCTATTTAGAGAAATCAACATGATTAAAGACAAAGATGTCAATCTCCATGAGTTTCTAATGAAATTTTATCCTGAATTGAAAGACCTGGAGAAGTCAAAGTTATATAAGAAATGCAAGCTAGCATTTATATTTGATGGACTTGATGAGAGTCGGTTACTATTGAACTTTAAAAGCGAAACACTGAACACTGTTGAGGAGAGAGCATCTGTAGATGTGCTGTTTACAAGTCTGGTGAAAGGCAAACTACTTCCATCAGCTCTTGTGTGGGTGACATCacgaccagcagcagccaatcagatcccaCCTGAGTACGTAAGTTTGTTTACAGAGGTGCGAGGATTCACTGACCAACAGAGGGACGAGTACTTCAGAAAGAGAATCACAGATGAGAATCTGGTCTCCAACATCATCTCACACATTAAGACGTCTCGTAGTctctacatcatgtgccacattcCTGTGTTCTGCTGGATCACGGCCACAGTACTTCAGGATATTCTCATTGAGAACAATGCAGAGAACATCAGCACAACACTGACCGAAATGTACATTCACTTCCTGCTGATACAGATGAACATGAAGAGCCAGAAATATGATGAAAACACAGAAAGAGAACGCACAAAGctcttacatttaaataaagaaatgattttgaagttagccAAACTAGCATTTGAACAGCTGAAGCAGGAAAACATTGTGTTCTATGAGAAAGATCTAAAAGCATGTGCTATTGATGTGAGTAAAGACACTGAGTTTACAGGAATGATCGCTGAGATCTTTAAGATGGAATATGGACTTTATAAGACAAAAGTCTTCTGCTTTGTGCATCTGAGTGTTCAAAAGTTTCTCGCTGCAGTGCATGTGTTCGTCTGTTACCTGAACAAGAACATGCAGGAGCTTCAGTTTTTCTTTGACAAGCCAGAAGAAAATATCACATTGCAGGAGCTACTGCAGAAGGCTGTTGATAAAGCCATGAAGAGTCAGAGAGGACATCTGGACCTGTTTCTGCGGTTTCTGATGGGCATTTCACTGAAATCCAGTCAAAACCTGCTCACAGGCCTGATCACACACACTGAAGACACCACAGAGAGCATCACAAAAACAACTgaatacattaaacaaaaacaaaagtatggTATCTCAGATGAAGCATTAGTCAACCTATTTTACTGCTTACTTGAGCTCAAAGATCATTCATTATATGAGGAAATCCAGAGTTACCTCAGTTCAGATAACCATACAGGAAGAAACCTCTCATCTTCAATGTGCACAGCGTTGACCTACGTACTGCTCATGTCAGACTTTTGTCTTAAAAAAGTCCATATTCCATTTTAA